The following are encoded together in the Peromyscus leucopus breed LL Stock chromosome 1, UCI_PerLeu_2.1, whole genome shotgun sequence genome:
- the Axl gene encoding tyrosine-protein kinase receptor UFO isoform X4 translates to MGRVPLAWCLALWCWGCAAPKDTQAEADSPFVGNPGNITGARGLTGTLRCELQVQGEPPEVLWLRDGQILELADNTQTQVPLGEDWRDEWKVVSQLRISSLQLADAGEYQCMVYLEGRTFMSQPGYVGLEGLPYFLEEPEDKAVPANTPFNLSCQAQGPPEPVDLLWLQDAVPLFPTPGHSSQNSLQAPGLNKTSSFSCEAHNAKGVTTSRTATITVLPQRPHHLHVVSRQPTELEVAWTPGLSGIYPLTHCNLQAVLSDDGVGVWLGEPDPPEEPLTLQVSVPPHQLRLEKLLPHTPYHIRVSCTSSQGPSPWTHWLPVETTEGVSEPSPPAFSWPWWYVLLGAVVAAACVLILALFLVHRRKKETRYGEVFEPTMERGELVVRYRVRKSYSRRTTEATLNSLGISEELKEKLRDVMVDRHKVALGKTLGEGEFGAVMEGQLNQDDSILKVAVKTMKIAICTRSELEDFLSEAVCMKEFDHPNVMRLIGVCFQGSDREGFPEPVVILPFMKHGDLHSFLLYSRLGDQPVFLPTQMLVKFMADIASGMEYLSTKRFIHRDLAARNCMLNENMSVCVADFGLSKKIYNGDYYRQGRIAKMPVKWIAIESLADRVYTSKSDVWSFGVTMWEIATRGQTPYPGVENSEIYDYLRQGNRLKQPVDCLDGLYALMSRCWELNPRDRPSFAELREDLENTLKALPPAQEPDEILYVNMDEGTSHLEPRGAAGGADPPTHPDPKDSCSCLTAAEVHAAGRYVLCPSTVPGPSLSADRGCPAPPGQEDGA, encoded by the exons ATGGGCAGGGTCCCGCTGGCCTGGTGCTTGGCGCTATGGTGCTGGGGGTGTGCGGCTCCTAAGG acacacaggctgAGGCTGACAGCCCATTTGTGGGGAACCCAGGGAATATCACCGGTGCCAGAGGACTCACAGGAACCCTTCggtgtgagctccaggttcagggagaacCTCCTGAGGTGTTGTGGCTTCGAGATGGACAGATCTTAGAACTGGCTGATAACACCCAGACCCAGGTGCCTCTGGGTGAAGACTGGCGAGATGAATGGAAAGTCGTCAGTCAGCTCAG aATCTCATCCCTGCAACTTGCAGATGCAGGAGAGTACCAGTGTATGGTGTACCTGGAAGGACGGACCTTCATGTCTCAGCCTGGCTATGTAGGGCTGGAAG GTCTCCCATACTTCCTGGAGGAGCCTGAGGACAAAGCTGTGCCGGCCAATACCCCCTTCAACCTAAGCTGCCAGGCGCAGGGACCCCCTGAACCCGTGGACCTACTCTGGCTTCAAGATGCTGTTCCCCTTTTCCCCACCCCAGGCCACAGCTCTCAAAACAGTCTGCAAGCTCCAG GCCTGAACAAGACATCTTCTTTCTCCTGTGAAGCCCACAATGCCAAGGGAGTCACCACATCCCGCACAGCCACCATCACAG TGCTCCCCCAGAGGCCTCACCATCTCCATGTGGTTTCCAGACAGCCCACGGAGCTGGAGGTAGCTTGGACCCCTGGCCTGAGTGGCATCTACCCGCTTACCCACTGCAACCTGCAG GCTGTGTTGTCAGACGATGGGGTGGGCGTCTGGCTGGGAGAGCCAGATCCTCCAGAAGAGCCCCTTACCTTGCAAGTATCTGTGCCCCCTCACCAGCTCCGGCTGGAAAAGCTCCTTCCTCACACCCCATATCACATCCGGGTATCCTGCACCAGCAGCCAGGGCCCTTCGCCCTGGACCCACTGGCTTCCTGTGGAGACCACGGAAGGAG TGAGTGAACCCTCACCTCCTGCCTTCTCGTGGCCCTGGTGGTATGTACTGCTGGGAGCAGTTGTGGCCGCTGCCTGTGTCCTCATCTTGGCCCTGTTCCTTGTCCATCGGAGGAAGAAGGAGACCCGCTATGG gGAGGTATTCGAGCCGACAATGGAGAGAGGTGAACTGGTAGTCAGGTATCGTGTCCGAAAGTCCTACAGTCGCCGGACCACCGAAGCCACCT TGAACAGCCTAGGCATCAGTGAAGAGCTGAAGGAGAAACTACGAGATGTCATGGTAGATCGGCATAAGGTGGCCTTGGGGAAGACTCTGGGCGAAg GAGAGTTTGGAGCAGTGATGGAGGGCCAGCTCAACCAGGATGACTCCATCCTCAAGGTTGCCGTAAAGACAATGAAAA ttgCCATCTGCACAAGATCAGAGCTGGAGGATTTCCTGAGTGAAGCTGTCTGCATGAAGGAATTCGACCACCCCAACGTCATGAGGCTCATTG GTGTCTGTTTCCAGGGTTCTGACCGAGAGGGTTTCCCAGAACCTGTGGTCATCTTGCCTTTCATGAAACATGGAGACCTACACAGTTTTCTCCTGTATTCCCGGCTCGGGGACCAGCCAGTG TTCCTGCCTACTCAGATGCTGGTGAAGTTCATGGCCGACATTGCCAGTGGTATGGAGTACCTAAGTACCAAGAGATTCATACACCGGGACCTGGCTGCTAGGAACTGCAT GCTGAATGAGAACATGTCCGTGTGTGTGGCAGACTTCGGACTCTCCAAGAAGATCTACAATGGGGACTACTACCGCCAAGGGCGCATTGCCAAGATGCCAGTCAAGTGGATTGCCATCGAGAGTCTGGCAGATCGAGTCTACACCAGCAAGAGTGATGTG TGGTCCTTCGGCGTGACAATGTGGGAGATCGCCACCCGAGGCCAAACTCCCTATCCAGGAGTGGAGAACAGTGAGATTTACGACTACCTACGCCAGGGAAATCGCCTGAAACAGCCTGTGGACTGCCTGGATGGCCT GTATGCCCTGATGTCTCGGTGCTGGGAGCTAAACCCACGGGACCGGCCAAGTTTTGCAGAGCTTCGGGAAGACCTGGAGAACACATTGAAGGCTCTGCCCCCTGCTCAGGAGCCTGATGAAATCCTCTATGTCAACATGGATGAGGGCACAAGCCACCTTGAACCCCGTGGTGCTGCTGGAGGAGCTGATCCCCCGACCCACCCCGATCCGAAGGATTCCTGCAGCTGTCTCACTGCAGCTGAAGTCCACGCTGCTGGACGCTACGTCCTCTGTCCTTCTACAGTTCCTGGACCCAGTCTGTCGGCTGACAGAGGCTGCCCAGCACCCCCAGGGCAGGAGGACGGAGCCTGA
- the Axl gene encoding tyrosine-protein kinase receptor UFO isoform X1, whose protein sequence is MGRVPLAWCLALWCWGCAAPKDTQAEADSPFVGNPGNITGARGLTGTLRCELQVQGEPPEVLWLRDGQILELADNTQTQVPLGEDWRDEWKVVSQLRISSLQLADAGEYQCMVYLEGRTFMSQPGYVGLEGLPYFLEEPEDKAVPANTPFNLSCQAQGPPEPVDLLWLQDAVPLFPTPGHSSQNSLQAPGLNKTSSFSCEAHNAKGVTTSRTATITVLPQRPHHLHVVSRQPTELEVAWTPGLSGIYPLTHCNLQAVLSDDGVGVWLGEPDPPEEPLTLQVSVPPHQLRLEKLLPHTPYHIRVSCTSSQGPSPWTHWLPVETTEGVPLGPPENVSAMRNGSQALVRWQEPRVPLQGTLLGYRLAYRSQDTPEVLMDIGLKQEVTLELRGDRPVANLTVSVAAYTSAGDGPWSLPVPLEPWRPGQGQPLHHLVSEPSPPAFSWPWWYVLLGAVVAAACVLILALFLVHRRKKETRYGEVFEPTMERGELVVRYRVRKSYSRRTTEATLNSLGISEELKEKLRDVMVDRHKVALGKTLGEGEFGAVMEGQLNQDDSILKVAVKTMKIAICTRSELEDFLSEAVCMKEFDHPNVMRLIGVCFQGSDREGFPEPVVILPFMKHGDLHSFLLYSRLGDQPVFLPTQMLVKFMADIASGMEYLSTKRFIHRDLAARNCMLNENMSVCVADFGLSKKIYNGDYYRQGRIAKMPVKWIAIESLADRVYTSKSDVWSFGVTMWEIATRGQTPYPGVENSEIYDYLRQGNRLKQPVDCLDGLYALMSRCWELNPRDRPSFAELREDLENTLKALPPAQEPDEILYVNMDEGTSHLEPRGAAGGADPPTHPDPKDSCSCLTAAEVHAAGRYVLCPSTVPGPSLSADRGCPAPPGQEDGA, encoded by the exons ATGGGCAGGGTCCCGCTGGCCTGGTGCTTGGCGCTATGGTGCTGGGGGTGTGCGGCTCCTAAGG acacacaggctgAGGCTGACAGCCCATTTGTGGGGAACCCAGGGAATATCACCGGTGCCAGAGGACTCACAGGAACCCTTCggtgtgagctccaggttcagggagaacCTCCTGAGGTGTTGTGGCTTCGAGATGGACAGATCTTAGAACTGGCTGATAACACCCAGACCCAGGTGCCTCTGGGTGAAGACTGGCGAGATGAATGGAAAGTCGTCAGTCAGCTCAG aATCTCATCCCTGCAACTTGCAGATGCAGGAGAGTACCAGTGTATGGTGTACCTGGAAGGACGGACCTTCATGTCTCAGCCTGGCTATGTAGGGCTGGAAG GTCTCCCATACTTCCTGGAGGAGCCTGAGGACAAAGCTGTGCCGGCCAATACCCCCTTCAACCTAAGCTGCCAGGCGCAGGGACCCCCTGAACCCGTGGACCTACTCTGGCTTCAAGATGCTGTTCCCCTTTTCCCCACCCCAGGCCACAGCTCTCAAAACAGTCTGCAAGCTCCAG GCCTGAACAAGACATCTTCTTTCTCCTGTGAAGCCCACAATGCCAAGGGAGTCACCACATCCCGCACAGCCACCATCACAG TGCTCCCCCAGAGGCCTCACCATCTCCATGTGGTTTCCAGACAGCCCACGGAGCTGGAGGTAGCTTGGACCCCTGGCCTGAGTGGCATCTACCCGCTTACCCACTGCAACCTGCAG GCTGTGTTGTCAGACGATGGGGTGGGCGTCTGGCTGGGAGAGCCAGATCCTCCAGAAGAGCCCCTTACCTTGCAAGTATCTGTGCCCCCTCACCAGCTCCGGCTGGAAAAGCTCCTTCCTCACACCCCATATCACATCCGGGTATCCTGCACCAGCAGCCAGGGCCCTTCGCCCTGGACCCACTGGCTTCCTGTGGAGACCACGGAAGGAG TGCCCTTGGGTCCCCCCGAGAACGTTAGCGCCATGCGGAATGGGAGCCAGGCCCTCGTGCGTTGGCAGGAGCCAAGGGTGCCCCTGCAGGGCACCCTGTTAGGGTACCGGCTGGCATATCGAAGCCAGGACACCCCTGAG GTACTTATGGACATAGGACTAAAGCAAGAGGTGACCCTGGAACTTCGGGGGGACAGGCCTGTGGCTAACCTGACTGTGTCTGTGGCAGCCTATACCTCTGCTGGGGATGGGCCCTGGAGTCTTCCTGTGCCCCTGGAGCCCTGGCGGCCAG GGCAAGGACAGCCACTCCACCATCTGG TGAGTGAACCCTCACCTCCTGCCTTCTCGTGGCCCTGGTGGTATGTACTGCTGGGAGCAGTTGTGGCCGCTGCCTGTGTCCTCATCTTGGCCCTGTTCCTTGTCCATCGGAGGAAGAAGGAGACCCGCTATGG gGAGGTATTCGAGCCGACAATGGAGAGAGGTGAACTGGTAGTCAGGTATCGTGTCCGAAAGTCCTACAGTCGCCGGACCACCGAAGCCACCT TGAACAGCCTAGGCATCAGTGAAGAGCTGAAGGAGAAACTACGAGATGTCATGGTAGATCGGCATAAGGTGGCCTTGGGGAAGACTCTGGGCGAAg GAGAGTTTGGAGCAGTGATGGAGGGCCAGCTCAACCAGGATGACTCCATCCTCAAGGTTGCCGTAAAGACAATGAAAA ttgCCATCTGCACAAGATCAGAGCTGGAGGATTTCCTGAGTGAAGCTGTCTGCATGAAGGAATTCGACCACCCCAACGTCATGAGGCTCATTG GTGTCTGTTTCCAGGGTTCTGACCGAGAGGGTTTCCCAGAACCTGTGGTCATCTTGCCTTTCATGAAACATGGAGACCTACACAGTTTTCTCCTGTATTCCCGGCTCGGGGACCAGCCAGTG TTCCTGCCTACTCAGATGCTGGTGAAGTTCATGGCCGACATTGCCAGTGGTATGGAGTACCTAAGTACCAAGAGATTCATACACCGGGACCTGGCTGCTAGGAACTGCAT GCTGAATGAGAACATGTCCGTGTGTGTGGCAGACTTCGGACTCTCCAAGAAGATCTACAATGGGGACTACTACCGCCAAGGGCGCATTGCCAAGATGCCAGTCAAGTGGATTGCCATCGAGAGTCTGGCAGATCGAGTCTACACCAGCAAGAGTGATGTG TGGTCCTTCGGCGTGACAATGTGGGAGATCGCCACCCGAGGCCAAACTCCCTATCCAGGAGTGGAGAACAGTGAGATTTACGACTACCTACGCCAGGGAAATCGCCTGAAACAGCCTGTGGACTGCCTGGATGGCCT GTATGCCCTGATGTCTCGGTGCTGGGAGCTAAACCCACGGGACCGGCCAAGTTTTGCAGAGCTTCGGGAAGACCTGGAGAACACATTGAAGGCTCTGCCCCCTGCTCAGGAGCCTGATGAAATCCTCTATGTCAACATGGATGAGGGCACAAGCCACCTTGAACCCCGTGGTGCTGCTGGAGGAGCTGATCCCCCGACCCACCCCGATCCGAAGGATTCCTGCAGCTGTCTCACTGCAGCTGAAGTCCACGCTGCTGGACGCTACGTCCTCTGTCCTTCTACAGTTCCTGGACCCAGTCTGTCGGCTGACAGAGGCTGCCCAGCACCCCCAGGGCAGGAGGACGGAGCCTGA
- the Axl gene encoding tyrosine-protein kinase receptor UFO isoform X3, translated as MGRVPLAWCLALWCWGCAAPKDTQAEADSPFVGNPGNITGARGLTGTLRCELQVQGEPPEVLWLRDGQILELADNTQTQVPLGEDWRDEWKVVSQLRISSLQLADAGEYQCMVYLEGRTFMSQPGYVGLEGLPYFLEEPEDKAVPANTPFNLSCQAQGPPEPVDLLWLQDAVPLFPTPGHSSQNSLQAPGLNKTSSFSCEAHNAKGVTTSRTATITVLPQRPHHLHVVSRQPTELEVAWTPGLSGIYPLTHCNLQAVLSDDGVGVWLGEPDPPEEPLTLQVSVPPHQLRLEKLLPHTPYHIRVSCTSSQGPSPWTHWLPVETTEGGQGQPLHHLVSEPSPPAFSWPWWYVLLGAVVAAACVLILALFLVHRRKKETRYGEVFEPTMERGELVVRYRVRKSYSRRTTEATLNSLGISEELKEKLRDVMVDRHKVALGKTLGEGEFGAVMEGQLNQDDSILKVAVKTMKIAICTRSELEDFLSEAVCMKEFDHPNVMRLIGVCFQGSDREGFPEPVVILPFMKHGDLHSFLLYSRLGDQPVFLPTQMLVKFMADIASGMEYLSTKRFIHRDLAARNCMLNENMSVCVADFGLSKKIYNGDYYRQGRIAKMPVKWIAIESLADRVYTSKSDVWSFGVTMWEIATRGQTPYPGVENSEIYDYLRQGNRLKQPVDCLDGLYALMSRCWELNPRDRPSFAELREDLENTLKALPPAQEPDEILYVNMDEGTSHLEPRGAAGGADPPTHPDPKDSCSCLTAAEVHAAGRYVLCPSTVPGPSLSADRGCPAPPGQEDGA; from the exons ATGGGCAGGGTCCCGCTGGCCTGGTGCTTGGCGCTATGGTGCTGGGGGTGTGCGGCTCCTAAGG acacacaggctgAGGCTGACAGCCCATTTGTGGGGAACCCAGGGAATATCACCGGTGCCAGAGGACTCACAGGAACCCTTCggtgtgagctccaggttcagggagaacCTCCTGAGGTGTTGTGGCTTCGAGATGGACAGATCTTAGAACTGGCTGATAACACCCAGACCCAGGTGCCTCTGGGTGAAGACTGGCGAGATGAATGGAAAGTCGTCAGTCAGCTCAG aATCTCATCCCTGCAACTTGCAGATGCAGGAGAGTACCAGTGTATGGTGTACCTGGAAGGACGGACCTTCATGTCTCAGCCTGGCTATGTAGGGCTGGAAG GTCTCCCATACTTCCTGGAGGAGCCTGAGGACAAAGCTGTGCCGGCCAATACCCCCTTCAACCTAAGCTGCCAGGCGCAGGGACCCCCTGAACCCGTGGACCTACTCTGGCTTCAAGATGCTGTTCCCCTTTTCCCCACCCCAGGCCACAGCTCTCAAAACAGTCTGCAAGCTCCAG GCCTGAACAAGACATCTTCTTTCTCCTGTGAAGCCCACAATGCCAAGGGAGTCACCACATCCCGCACAGCCACCATCACAG TGCTCCCCCAGAGGCCTCACCATCTCCATGTGGTTTCCAGACAGCCCACGGAGCTGGAGGTAGCTTGGACCCCTGGCCTGAGTGGCATCTACCCGCTTACCCACTGCAACCTGCAG GCTGTGTTGTCAGACGATGGGGTGGGCGTCTGGCTGGGAGAGCCAGATCCTCCAGAAGAGCCCCTTACCTTGCAAGTATCTGTGCCCCCTCACCAGCTCCGGCTGGAAAAGCTCCTTCCTCACACCCCATATCACATCCGGGTATCCTGCACCAGCAGCCAGGGCCCTTCGCCCTGGACCCACTGGCTTCCTGTGGAGACCACGGAAGGAG GGCAAGGACAGCCACTCCACCATCTGG TGAGTGAACCCTCACCTCCTGCCTTCTCGTGGCCCTGGTGGTATGTACTGCTGGGAGCAGTTGTGGCCGCTGCCTGTGTCCTCATCTTGGCCCTGTTCCTTGTCCATCGGAGGAAGAAGGAGACCCGCTATGG gGAGGTATTCGAGCCGACAATGGAGAGAGGTGAACTGGTAGTCAGGTATCGTGTCCGAAAGTCCTACAGTCGCCGGACCACCGAAGCCACCT TGAACAGCCTAGGCATCAGTGAAGAGCTGAAGGAGAAACTACGAGATGTCATGGTAGATCGGCATAAGGTGGCCTTGGGGAAGACTCTGGGCGAAg GAGAGTTTGGAGCAGTGATGGAGGGCCAGCTCAACCAGGATGACTCCATCCTCAAGGTTGCCGTAAAGACAATGAAAA ttgCCATCTGCACAAGATCAGAGCTGGAGGATTTCCTGAGTGAAGCTGTCTGCATGAAGGAATTCGACCACCCCAACGTCATGAGGCTCATTG GTGTCTGTTTCCAGGGTTCTGACCGAGAGGGTTTCCCAGAACCTGTGGTCATCTTGCCTTTCATGAAACATGGAGACCTACACAGTTTTCTCCTGTATTCCCGGCTCGGGGACCAGCCAGTG TTCCTGCCTACTCAGATGCTGGTGAAGTTCATGGCCGACATTGCCAGTGGTATGGAGTACCTAAGTACCAAGAGATTCATACACCGGGACCTGGCTGCTAGGAACTGCAT GCTGAATGAGAACATGTCCGTGTGTGTGGCAGACTTCGGACTCTCCAAGAAGATCTACAATGGGGACTACTACCGCCAAGGGCGCATTGCCAAGATGCCAGTCAAGTGGATTGCCATCGAGAGTCTGGCAGATCGAGTCTACACCAGCAAGAGTGATGTG TGGTCCTTCGGCGTGACAATGTGGGAGATCGCCACCCGAGGCCAAACTCCCTATCCAGGAGTGGAGAACAGTGAGATTTACGACTACCTACGCCAGGGAAATCGCCTGAAACAGCCTGTGGACTGCCTGGATGGCCT GTATGCCCTGATGTCTCGGTGCTGGGAGCTAAACCCACGGGACCGGCCAAGTTTTGCAGAGCTTCGGGAAGACCTGGAGAACACATTGAAGGCTCTGCCCCCTGCTCAGGAGCCTGATGAAATCCTCTATGTCAACATGGATGAGGGCACAAGCCACCTTGAACCCCGTGGTGCTGCTGGAGGAGCTGATCCCCCGACCCACCCCGATCCGAAGGATTCCTGCAGCTGTCTCACTGCAGCTGAAGTCCACGCTGCTGGACGCTACGTCCTCTGTCCTTCTACAGTTCCTGGACCCAGTCTGTCGGCTGACAGAGGCTGCCCAGCACCCCCAGGGCAGGAGGACGGAGCCTGA
- the Axl gene encoding tyrosine-protein kinase receptor UFO isoform X2 — protein MGRVPLAWCLALWCWGCAAPKDTQAEADSPFVGNPGNITGARGLTGTLRCELQVQGEPPEVLWLRDGQILELADNTQTQVPLGEDWRDEWKVVSQLRISSLQLADAGEYQCMVYLEGRTFMSQPGYVGLEGLPYFLEEPEDKAVPANTPFNLSCQAQGPPEPVDLLWLQDAVPLFPTPGHSSQNSLQAPGLNKTSSFSCEAHNAKGVTTSRTATITVLPQRPHHLHVVSRQPTELEVAWTPGLSGIYPLTHCNLQAVLSDDGVGVWLGEPDPPEEPLTLQVSVPPHQLRLEKLLPHTPYHIRVSCTSSQGPSPWTHWLPVETTEGVPLGPPENVSAMRNGSQALVRWQEPRVPLQGTLLGYRLAYRSQDTPEVLMDIGLKQEVTLELRGDRPVANLTVSVAAYTSAGDGPWSLPVPLEPWRPVSEPSPPAFSWPWWYVLLGAVVAAACVLILALFLVHRRKKETRYGEVFEPTMERGELVVRYRVRKSYSRRTTEATLNSLGISEELKEKLRDVMVDRHKVALGKTLGEGEFGAVMEGQLNQDDSILKVAVKTMKIAICTRSELEDFLSEAVCMKEFDHPNVMRLIGVCFQGSDREGFPEPVVILPFMKHGDLHSFLLYSRLGDQPVFLPTQMLVKFMADIASGMEYLSTKRFIHRDLAARNCMLNENMSVCVADFGLSKKIYNGDYYRQGRIAKMPVKWIAIESLADRVYTSKSDVWSFGVTMWEIATRGQTPYPGVENSEIYDYLRQGNRLKQPVDCLDGLYALMSRCWELNPRDRPSFAELREDLENTLKALPPAQEPDEILYVNMDEGTSHLEPRGAAGGADPPTHPDPKDSCSCLTAAEVHAAGRYVLCPSTVPGPSLSADRGCPAPPGQEDGA, from the exons ATGGGCAGGGTCCCGCTGGCCTGGTGCTTGGCGCTATGGTGCTGGGGGTGTGCGGCTCCTAAGG acacacaggctgAGGCTGACAGCCCATTTGTGGGGAACCCAGGGAATATCACCGGTGCCAGAGGACTCACAGGAACCCTTCggtgtgagctccaggttcagggagaacCTCCTGAGGTGTTGTGGCTTCGAGATGGACAGATCTTAGAACTGGCTGATAACACCCAGACCCAGGTGCCTCTGGGTGAAGACTGGCGAGATGAATGGAAAGTCGTCAGTCAGCTCAG aATCTCATCCCTGCAACTTGCAGATGCAGGAGAGTACCAGTGTATGGTGTACCTGGAAGGACGGACCTTCATGTCTCAGCCTGGCTATGTAGGGCTGGAAG GTCTCCCATACTTCCTGGAGGAGCCTGAGGACAAAGCTGTGCCGGCCAATACCCCCTTCAACCTAAGCTGCCAGGCGCAGGGACCCCCTGAACCCGTGGACCTACTCTGGCTTCAAGATGCTGTTCCCCTTTTCCCCACCCCAGGCCACAGCTCTCAAAACAGTCTGCAAGCTCCAG GCCTGAACAAGACATCTTCTTTCTCCTGTGAAGCCCACAATGCCAAGGGAGTCACCACATCCCGCACAGCCACCATCACAG TGCTCCCCCAGAGGCCTCACCATCTCCATGTGGTTTCCAGACAGCCCACGGAGCTGGAGGTAGCTTGGACCCCTGGCCTGAGTGGCATCTACCCGCTTACCCACTGCAACCTGCAG GCTGTGTTGTCAGACGATGGGGTGGGCGTCTGGCTGGGAGAGCCAGATCCTCCAGAAGAGCCCCTTACCTTGCAAGTATCTGTGCCCCCTCACCAGCTCCGGCTGGAAAAGCTCCTTCCTCACACCCCATATCACATCCGGGTATCCTGCACCAGCAGCCAGGGCCCTTCGCCCTGGACCCACTGGCTTCCTGTGGAGACCACGGAAGGAG TGCCCTTGGGTCCCCCCGAGAACGTTAGCGCCATGCGGAATGGGAGCCAGGCCCTCGTGCGTTGGCAGGAGCCAAGGGTGCCCCTGCAGGGCACCCTGTTAGGGTACCGGCTGGCATATCGAAGCCAGGACACCCCTGAG GTACTTATGGACATAGGACTAAAGCAAGAGGTGACCCTGGAACTTCGGGGGGACAGGCCTGTGGCTAACCTGACTGTGTCTGTGGCAGCCTATACCTCTGCTGGGGATGGGCCCTGGAGTCTTCCTGTGCCCCTGGAGCCCTGGCGGCCAG TGAGTGAACCCTCACCTCCTGCCTTCTCGTGGCCCTGGTGGTATGTACTGCTGGGAGCAGTTGTGGCCGCTGCCTGTGTCCTCATCTTGGCCCTGTTCCTTGTCCATCGGAGGAAGAAGGAGACCCGCTATGG gGAGGTATTCGAGCCGACAATGGAGAGAGGTGAACTGGTAGTCAGGTATCGTGTCCGAAAGTCCTACAGTCGCCGGACCACCGAAGCCACCT TGAACAGCCTAGGCATCAGTGAAGAGCTGAAGGAGAAACTACGAGATGTCATGGTAGATCGGCATAAGGTGGCCTTGGGGAAGACTCTGGGCGAAg GAGAGTTTGGAGCAGTGATGGAGGGCCAGCTCAACCAGGATGACTCCATCCTCAAGGTTGCCGTAAAGACAATGAAAA ttgCCATCTGCACAAGATCAGAGCTGGAGGATTTCCTGAGTGAAGCTGTCTGCATGAAGGAATTCGACCACCCCAACGTCATGAGGCTCATTG GTGTCTGTTTCCAGGGTTCTGACCGAGAGGGTTTCCCAGAACCTGTGGTCATCTTGCCTTTCATGAAACATGGAGACCTACACAGTTTTCTCCTGTATTCCCGGCTCGGGGACCAGCCAGTG TTCCTGCCTACTCAGATGCTGGTGAAGTTCATGGCCGACATTGCCAGTGGTATGGAGTACCTAAGTACCAAGAGATTCATACACCGGGACCTGGCTGCTAGGAACTGCAT GCTGAATGAGAACATGTCCGTGTGTGTGGCAGACTTCGGACTCTCCAAGAAGATCTACAATGGGGACTACTACCGCCAAGGGCGCATTGCCAAGATGCCAGTCAAGTGGATTGCCATCGAGAGTCTGGCAGATCGAGTCTACACCAGCAAGAGTGATGTG TGGTCCTTCGGCGTGACAATGTGGGAGATCGCCACCCGAGGCCAAACTCCCTATCCAGGAGTGGAGAACAGTGAGATTTACGACTACCTACGCCAGGGAAATCGCCTGAAACAGCCTGTGGACTGCCTGGATGGCCT GTATGCCCTGATGTCTCGGTGCTGGGAGCTAAACCCACGGGACCGGCCAAGTTTTGCAGAGCTTCGGGAAGACCTGGAGAACACATTGAAGGCTCTGCCCCCTGCTCAGGAGCCTGATGAAATCCTCTATGTCAACATGGATGAGGGCACAAGCCACCTTGAACCCCGTGGTGCTGCTGGAGGAGCTGATCCCCCGACCCACCCCGATCCGAAGGATTCCTGCAGCTGTCTCACTGCAGCTGAAGTCCACGCTGCTGGACGCTACGTCCTCTGTCCTTCTACAGTTCCTGGACCCAGTCTGTCGGCTGACAGAGGCTGCCCAGCACCCCCAGGGCAGGAGGACGGAGCCTGA